Sequence from the Amycolatopsis sp. NBC_00345 genome:
GTGGAACGCCTCGGCCGCGTCGGTGGCGGGGCTCACCTGGCCTGCGCCAGCACCGCGTGCAAGGCCGACGTCGCGACCTGTGCGCTGCAGTCTGTGCCGGTGACCTCGATGGTCACGCTGCCGCCGTTCGCCTTGCCGATCCGGACGCGGCCGCCGGGCACGATGCCGACGGACTTCAGCTCGGTCATCAGCGACTCGTCGAGCTGGACGTGCTCGGCGATCCGCCTGATCTCGACGTCGCCGCCGCCGGTGCGGGCGAATTCGTCGAGCCGCACCAGGTCCGACTCGGGTGGCGGGGCGGGGTCGCCGTCGCCGAGCTTGTCGAGGCCGGGAATCGGATTGCCGTACGGCGACGTGGTCGGGTGGTCGAGCAGCTTGACCAGCTTGCGCTCCACCGCCTCGCTCATCACGTGCTCCCAGCGGCAGGCCTCGGTGTGGACGTGCTCCCACTCGAGGCCGATGACGTCGACGAGGAGGCGTTCGGCCAGGCGGTGCTTGCGCATCACCGCGATGGCCAGCTCACGGCCGTGGTCGGTCAGCTGCAGGTGCCGGTCGTCGGCGACGACCACCAGCCCGTCGCGCTCCATCCTGGCCACGGTCTGGCTCACGGTCGGCCCGCTCTGCTGCAACCGCTCCGCGATCCGGGCCCGCAGCGGGACGACACCCTCTTCTTCGAGCTCGTAAATCGTACGCAAGTACATCTCGGTCGTGTCGATGAGATCGTTCACGCTGTCCCCTTCGTCCGCGTAGCTCATCGTAGTCGTTGGCCCCGACAGCGACGGCACGCCTC
This genomic interval carries:
- a CDS encoding metal-dependent transcriptional regulator, coding for MSYADEGDSVNDLIDTTEMYLRTIYELEEEGVVPLRARIAERLQQSGPTVSQTVARMERDGLVVVADDRHLQLTDHGRELAIAVMRKHRLAERLLVDVIGLEWEHVHTEACRWEHVMSEAVERKLVKLLDHPTTSPYGNPIPGLDKLGDGDPAPPPESDLVRLDEFARTGGGDVEIRRIAEHVQLDESLMTELKSVGIVPGGRVRIGKANGGSVTIEVTGTDCSAQVATSALHAVLAQAR